The following proteins are encoded in a genomic region of Prosthecobacter sp.:
- a CDS encoding glycosyltransferase, with translation MSEATLSVVICAYNPRRDFLEKALQSLKAQTLDAMQWELVLVDNASSPPISKLFDLSWHPKARHVVETKLGLSNARFCGICESTAPLIVFVDDDCILDPNYLEHAHAIATSHPSLGTWGGQCLPSLEAPMPEWFRPYEYLLTVRRLERDQWSNLGLDTDTIPFGAGLCLRRDVAEAYADGAASSLSGKLGRTGGSLVGGDDVDICMTALKLGYGTGLFAKLTLLHQVAAKRCEDAYLLRLLEGTEYSDTVIRHLYNAPVRTARGKLETLRRWWNQMRMPPATREVWRAQGRGRKRAAEEIAGGQWQCAA, from the coding sequence GCAATCATTGAAGGCTCAAACGCTTGACGCCATGCAGTGGGAACTGGTGCTGGTGGACAATGCTTCCTCGCCGCCCATTTCCAAACTCTTCGATCTCTCATGGCATCCTAAAGCGAGGCATGTAGTAGAGACCAAGCTCGGTTTGTCCAATGCCAGGTTCTGCGGCATCTGTGAAAGCACGGCGCCTCTGATTGTGTTCGTCGATGACGATTGCATTCTTGATCCAAACTACCTTGAGCACGCACATGCAATTGCTACCTCGCATCCATCACTAGGCACCTGGGGCGGACAATGCCTGCCAAGCCTGGAAGCACCGATGCCTGAGTGGTTCCGCCCTTATGAGTATCTGCTCACGGTGCGCCGGTTGGAGCGCGATCAATGGTCCAATCTCGGCCTGGACACCGATACGATTCCTTTTGGTGCAGGCCTCTGCCTGAGGCGCGATGTCGCCGAGGCCTATGCAGACGGCGCAGCCTCCTCGCTCTCCGGGAAGCTGGGAAGAACAGGCGGCTCACTGGTCGGCGGCGATGATGTGGATATTTGCATGACTGCTTTGAAGCTTGGCTATGGCACAGGTCTTTTCGCCAAGTTGACACTTCTTCATCAAGTGGCCGCAAAGCGGTGTGAAGACGCCTATCTGCTGCGCCTCCTGGAAGGCACCGAATACAGCGACACGGTCATTCGACATCTTTACAACGCACCGGTTCGCACGGCGCGCGGCAAACTCGAAACACTGCGCCGCTGGTGGAACCAAATGCGCATGCCACCTGCGACGCGTGAAGTCTGGCGTGCGCAAGGAAGAGGCCGAAAGCGTGCCGCCGAGGAAATCGCCGGCGGACAATGGCAGTGCGCGGCCTGA
- a CDS encoding glycosyltransferase family 4 protein has protein sequence MTKISIASLLAPTSVGGLASYQQRLAEGLFATARYDVSLLALTEPSLPSLAVMNSGRMAVEMVPGRNSFQSWTPVLRSLASRPLLLPVLRMLMNKLLSPSKLAARLQNTQALHFVGTGWDFLGFSLMKAARTAGTRFTIWPAVHPKNWGDDQIDISLYSQADAIFCQSDYEKRHLESLGVPVAKLVRCGLPPMCKANGDGERLRQSLDISKRPTVLFLGRRDEGKGYPALLEAWPLVLRQCSDAVLLLAGPGDADQQRLSLIPPANVRDLGCPDEQRKADAYAACDVFCLPSAHESFGIVYVEAWSYGKPVLCGTAPASRELVEDGVTGVWADQQPQQLASSLLRLLLDPEYALQLGVSGMQHQRMNYTAEHMLDSHMKAWGAVSLN, from the coding sequence GTGACTAAAATCTCCATCGCATCCTTGCTGGCCCCCACGTCTGTCGGCGGACTGGCCTCCTACCAGCAACGGTTGGCTGAGGGGCTCTTTGCTACTGCGAGATATGATGTCAGCCTGCTGGCGCTGACGGAACCGAGCCTGCCATCTCTTGCTGTCATGAATAGCGGCCGTATGGCAGTTGAGATGGTTCCTGGACGGAACTCGTTCCAATCCTGGACGCCTGTGTTGCGCAGTCTGGCATCAAGACCTCTTCTGCTGCCGGTGCTGCGAATGCTGATGAACAAGCTGCTGTCGCCTTCAAAGCTTGCTGCCCGGCTGCAAAACACCCAGGCGCTGCACTTCGTGGGCACGGGCTGGGATTTTCTGGGTTTCTCGTTGATGAAGGCCGCCAGAACAGCGGGAACTCGATTTACGATCTGGCCGGCGGTGCATCCGAAAAACTGGGGAGACGATCAAATCGACATCAGTCTCTACAGCCAGGCGGACGCCATTTTTTGCCAGTCGGATTACGAGAAGCGTCATTTGGAAAGTCTCGGCGTGCCTGTGGCAAAGCTGGTTCGGTGCGGCCTGCCACCCATGTGCAAGGCGAATGGCGATGGTGAGAGGCTTCGTCAATCTCTGGACATTTCTAAGCGACCCACCGTGCTGTTTTTGGGTCGTCGCGATGAGGGCAAGGGCTATCCGGCCCTGCTTGAGGCCTGGCCTCTGGTGTTACGACAGTGTTCAGACGCGGTGCTGCTCCTCGCAGGCCCTGGCGATGCCGATCAGCAGAGATTGTCGCTCATACCGCCTGCCAATGTGCGCGACCTTGGTTGTCCAGATGAGCAGCGGAAAGCTGATGCTTATGCAGCTTGTGATGTCTTTTGTCTTCCATCCGCCCACGAGTCCTTTGGCATCGTGTATGTCGAAGCCTGGTCGTATGGCAAACCTGTCCTTTGTGGCACTGCTCCAGCAAGCCGAGAGCTTGTGGAAGATGGTGTTACAGGTGTGTGGGCTGATCAGCAGCCGCAGCAACTGGCCTCGAGCCTGCTGCGGCTGCTGTTAGACCCGGAATACGCCCTGCAGCTCGGTGTGTCGGGTATGCAGCATCAACGGATGAACTACACCGCAGAGCACATGCTCGACTCCCACATGAAAGCCTGGGGAGCTGTCTCGCTCAATTGA
- a CDS encoding glycosyltransferase: MVRASIIIPTCNRPEDLRRCLQTLQPQLDTQLCEVIVADDSRDERTRQLLAAQFPWVKVIPGPRCGPAANRNAGACHATGLWLIFIDDDVIPEPGFLKAYLDVLNEAGDHGIFHGLTRSMPATSSLLWEAPEVLEKLDLFPSCNFAIRRSLYEQAGGFDERFNPSFEDMEFSSRLKAQGEECRFVPEAAVHHPRRPLPAPGKLARRWETRVISALDLGARPGVLALLLTKHVAMVILSRFRNRGMSWDSARAGVVFAREFAWFIWLLPAWLWKHAKSTRSPFWEMQQALGKAPRRYGL, encoded by the coding sequence ATGGTTCGCGCATCTATCATCATCCCGACGTGCAATCGTCCTGAAGACCTGCGGCGTTGCCTGCAGACTCTTCAACCGCAGCTCGACACTCAGCTCTGCGAGGTGATTGTGGCAGACGACAGTCGTGATGAACGCACACGCCAGCTCTTGGCGGCACAGTTTCCTTGGGTCAAAGTCATTCCAGGCCCACGCTGCGGCCCTGCTGCCAACCGCAACGCAGGCGCGTGCCATGCCACCGGCCTATGGCTCATCTTCATTGATGACGATGTCATTCCAGAGCCTGGTTTTTTGAAGGCTTATCTGGATGTCTTGAACGAAGCAGGCGATCACGGCATCTTCCACGGTCTCACACGGTCCATGCCTGCGACCAGCTCACTGCTATGGGAGGCTCCCGAGGTTTTGGAGAAACTGGATCTCTTTCCGTCCTGCAACTTTGCTATTCGCCGAAGCCTCTACGAGCAAGCGGGTGGATTTGATGAGCGCTTCAATCCCTCGTTCGAAGACATGGAGTTTTCCTCACGACTGAAAGCGCAAGGCGAGGAGTGCAGGTTCGTCCCCGAGGCTGCCGTCCATCATCCGCGCAGGCCGCTGCCTGCACCAGGCAAGCTCGCGCGTCGCTGGGAGACACGTGTGATCTCCGCTCTCGACTTGGGAGCCCGACCAGGTGTGCTCGCCCTATTGCTCACGAAGCATGTGGCGATGGTCATTCTCTCGCGCTTCCGCAACAGAGGCATGTCTTGGGATTCAGCGCGCGCAGGCGTGGTCTTTGCGCGTGAGTTTGCCTGGTTCATCTGGCTGCTGCCTGCCTGGTTGTGGAAGCACGCCAAGTCCACGCGCAGCCCGTTTTGGGAAATGCAGCAAGCGCTGGGAAAAGCACCGCGACGTTACGGCTTGTAG
- a CDS encoding acyltransferase, producing MEPDVYFKHDGFWKPGPSIQIGDRVFIGCGTEFNIREGITIGDDCLIASGCTFIDSDHGTTPGQPMNVQQGRGSPIVIEDNVWLGAQCVVLKGVRLCSGAIIGAGSVVTKSVPAGEAWAGVPARRLRASGTPLQPSHSNSQTTHS from the coding sequence GTGGAACCGGATGTCTATTTCAAACATGATGGTTTCTGGAAGCCCGGACCTTCCATCCAGATCGGCGATCGCGTGTTCATCGGCTGCGGCACCGAGTTTAACATCCGTGAGGGCATCACCATCGGCGACGACTGCCTGATCGCCTCCGGCTGCACCTTCATCGACAGCGATCATGGAACGACGCCGGGCCAGCCGATGAATGTTCAGCAGGGCCGTGGTTCACCCATCGTGATCGAGGACAATGTCTGGCTTGGCGCGCAATGCGTCGTGCTGAAAGGCGTGCGTCTGTGCAGCGGGGCGATCATCGGGGCTGGATCAGTCGTCACCAAATCCGTTCCGGCAGGCGAAGCCTGGGCCGGGGTGCCTGCACGGCGTCTGCGGGCATCCGGGACACCACTTCAGCCATCACATTCCAACAGCCAAACAACACATTCATGA
- a CDS encoding FkbM family methyltransferase encodes MILSKKLPPMFHNRRVLVSTQAYRRYYLHSLTSIHADLFQSVENWIRPGDTVWDVGANCGIFTYAAAVLAGAKGRVIAIEADVQCASLIDRSRKYRLAEEAPVVLCPFAVSESSGTVQFQLSAYRSAANSLSGFGRFEAGGIQLEVPVFSLDSLRAGLPDPTVIKIDVEGAEHLVLNGCIETLRQCRPVLVCECTGGETGIAIENLLREVGYAWRSMTASDTTPFTQDQITCSDIVALPTEHARCTPYAVRA; translated from the coding sequence ATGATTCTCTCCAAAAAACTCCCGCCAATGTTCCATAACCGTCGTGTTCTGGTTTCAACACAGGCTTATCGGCGCTATTACCTGCACAGCTTGACATCAATCCATGCGGATCTGTTTCAAAGTGTCGAGAACTGGATTCGTCCGGGAGACACTGTCTGGGATGTGGGTGCCAACTGCGGGATTTTCACCTACGCAGCCGCTGTGCTCGCTGGCGCGAAGGGGCGGGTGATCGCCATCGAGGCAGACGTTCAGTGCGCGTCGCTCATTGACCGTTCCCGCAAGTATCGGCTGGCCGAGGAGGCGCCGGTTGTCTTGTGCCCATTTGCCGTTTCGGAGAGCAGCGGAACTGTACAGTTTCAATTGTCCGCCTACCGCTCGGCAGCCAACAGCCTGAGTGGATTTGGCCGATTTGAGGCCGGGGGAATCCAGCTTGAGGTTCCCGTGTTTTCCTTGGACAGCCTGCGTGCAGGTCTGCCGGATCCGACCGTCATCAAGATTGATGTCGAAGGTGCTGAGCATCTGGTTTTGAACGGTTGCATCGAGACACTGCGCCAGTGCCGGCCGGTGCTCGTTTGTGAATGCACCGGGGGAGAAACCGGTATCGCCATTGAGAACCTGCTGCGTGAGGTCGGTTACGCGTGGCGATCCATGACGGCCAGCGACACCACGCCTTTCACCCAGGATCAGATCACCTGTTCGGACATCGTGGCGCTGCCGACGGAGCATGCGCGTTGCACTCCGTACGCGGTTCGTGCCTAG
- a CDS encoding glycosyltransferase has product MKIAATGYVSEQAGSVASANALLLRALLDAGHEVDFFSKPSFVDPRPSVGERVGFRFICTDNVRADRFRARVQRVPLLGFLACRWDCSSYLRLLLRLMQREHQTRRYDLCLWLGDYVPGRVKGVPMVSFAQGPPGTDARSIVARYHEIRRLAGRWKALKWWLLAQLRLSVVGLPNFKHSDHIIVGSEQARQTLHHRYGVSPTRTSAMPYPIDLDLFRPAPSGPAACDTPLRVLWLGRIIPRKRLDLFLDGLQTAIRRGLPVKATIVGGSGFIPGYEKLIEAFPFPDRLKWIKGMPREQVPALLQQHDVLVQPSDEENFGSSVAEAQACGLPVIVGHTNGNADYLCARDIHLADDRPETFARALVQLCAQPAGSPAESRALAEQHFDLSRLTEQFTTILHAVTQTTCAEPSPRMKPNMERIDVIIPTLKRPDHLRRCLEALKNQETAVDQIFVGVRADDEQSRELIREFESVLPVRAVEAKGVGVVGSMNSCLAESDAAWVALVDDDVVIPPHWLSSMIAHLRSRPDVVAAGGKDLLMDYPEMRRTEPLIQDVGLIHWFGRITGGHHRGGGKARLVQVLRGSNCLFNGDFLRRCGFERELRGKGAQVNWELALGLQARTKKQRMIFDPTVQVIHNVAPRHDGDTVHRGIFNFTGTSDIAFNETLVALKHGSGLVRWTIPLWQICVGSHVCPGLARAVDFLLRPKSQPWQRFAATLAGRIVAVRQCLGRKTGADNMLADQVPAAAR; this is encoded by the coding sequence ATGAAGATCGCTGCGACAGGATATGTCTCTGAACAGGCTGGCAGTGTGGCCTCGGCCAATGCACTGCTGCTGCGCGCTCTGTTGGACGCCGGGCACGAAGTGGACTTCTTCTCCAAGCCGTCGTTTGTCGATCCACGGCCTTCAGTTGGCGAGCGTGTGGGATTTCGCTTCATTTGCACGGACAATGTGCGCGCGGACCGGTTTCGGGCGCGGGTGCAGCGGGTGCCGTTGCTCGGCTTTCTGGCCTGCCGCTGGGATTGCTCCAGTTACCTTCGTTTGCTGCTGCGTCTCATGCAGCGCGAGCATCAAACCCGACGCTATGATCTCTGTCTGTGGCTTGGCGACTATGTTCCTGGCCGCGTGAAAGGGGTGCCGATGGTCAGCTTTGCGCAAGGGCCTCCTGGCACCGATGCGCGCTCGATTGTTGCCCGTTATCACGAGATTCGCAGGCTCGCGGGCCGTTGGAAAGCACTGAAGTGGTGGCTGTTGGCGCAACTTCGGCTCTCAGTCGTGGGACTTCCAAATTTTAAGCATTCGGATCACATCATTGTTGGCAGCGAGCAAGCGCGCCAGACACTGCACCATCGTTATGGCGTGTCTCCGACGCGCACCTCGGCCATGCCGTATCCGATTGATCTGGATCTCTTCCGTCCGGCACCTTCAGGCCCGGCAGCATGCGACACACCCCTGCGTGTGCTCTGGTTGGGCCGCATCATTCCCCGCAAGCGTCTGGATCTCTTCCTGGATGGCTTGCAGACAGCGATCCGGCGCGGTTTGCCAGTGAAGGCGACGATTGTCGGCGGCTCTGGCTTCATCCCCGGCTATGAGAAGTTGATCGAGGCGTTTCCCTTTCCGGATCGTTTGAAGTGGATCAAAGGCATGCCGCGTGAGCAGGTGCCAGCGTTGCTCCAGCAGCATGATGTGCTGGTGCAGCCGAGCGACGAAGAAAACTTTGGTTCATCCGTCGCTGAGGCTCAGGCCTGCGGATTGCCGGTCATCGTCGGACACACCAACGGCAACGCGGATTACCTCTGCGCCCGTGACATTCATCTCGCTGACGACCGTCCAGAGACATTCGCCAGAGCACTGGTGCAACTGTGTGCTCAACCGGCAGGATCACCCGCTGAGTCCCGGGCGCTGGCGGAGCAGCATTTCGATCTCAGCCGCCTGACCGAGCAGTTCACCACCATCCTGCACGCGGTAACTCAAACCACCTGCGCAGAACCAAGCCCTCGCATGAAACCGAACATGGAACGCATTGATGTCATCATTCCAACGCTCAAACGACCTGATCACCTCCGGCGGTGCCTTGAGGCCCTGAAAAACCAGGAAACAGCCGTCGATCAGATCTTCGTGGGTGTTCGTGCGGATGATGAACAAAGCCGCGAGCTGATTCGTGAGTTTGAAAGTGTGCTCCCGGTTCGTGCCGTGGAGGCAAAAGGAGTTGGTGTCGTGGGTTCCATGAATTCATGCCTGGCAGAAAGCGATGCCGCTTGGGTGGCGCTGGTGGATGATGATGTGGTGATCCCGCCGCACTGGCTCAGCTCCATGATCGCTCACTTGCGCTCCAGGCCGGATGTCGTGGCGGCTGGCGGCAAAGACTTGCTGATGGACTACCCCGAGATGCGCCGGACCGAGCCGCTGATTCAGGATGTGGGCCTGATTCACTGGTTTGGGCGGATCACAGGCGGTCATCATCGTGGTGGTGGCAAAGCGCGGTTGGTCCAGGTGCTGCGTGGCTCCAACTGTCTGTTCAACGGCGATTTCCTGCGTCGTTGCGGCTTTGAGCGTGAGTTGCGCGGCAAGGGCGCGCAGGTGAACTGGGAACTCGCCTTGGGACTTCAAGCACGCACGAAGAAGCAGCGCATGATTTTTGATCCCACTGTGCAGGTCATTCACAATGTCGCGCCACGTCATGATGGAGACACCGTGCATCGCGGCATCTTCAACTTCACTGGCACCAGCGACATCGCCTTTAACGAAACCTTGGTGGCTTTGAAGCATGGAAGCGGCCTCGTGCGCTGGACGATTCCACTTTGGCAGATCTGCGTGGGCAGCCATGTCTGCCCCGGACTGGCGCGAGCCGTTGATTTTCTGCTGCGCCCAAAAAGTCAGCCGTGGCAGCGATTCGCTGCCACGCTGGCGGGCCGTATCGTGGCTGTCAGGCAGTGCCTTGGCCGGAAGACCGGGGCAGACAACATGTTGGCTGATCAAGTTCCCGCCGCCGCTCGATGA
- a CDS encoding acyltransferase encodes MITFLLHHRTKPQLFSRAWVRTWLKRIWTLPPLLGYCLQSLRWRMKGAQIASSTVMAQLTVHGDARNLAIGDCCCLGITRMQTHERIQIGNCVVINDGVRLITGSHDIHSPTYEHVFAPIVIEDHAWIATDAMILKGVTIGRGAVVAAGAVVVKNVRPFSVVGGNPAKEIGSRNIESFNYIPSSWFAPVMAWVGRNPVIDRLEPAMGAAAEPPTISLPKELLPH; translated from the coding sequence ATGATCACTTTCCTTCTGCATCACCGCACCAAACCGCAGTTGTTCAGCCGCGCCTGGGTGCGCACCTGGCTAAAGCGCATCTGGACGCTGCCCCCGCTGCTGGGCTACTGCCTGCAATCCCTGCGCTGGCGGATGAAAGGCGCGCAGATCGCCTCCTCCACCGTCATGGCGCAACTGACCGTGCATGGTGACGCCAGAAATCTTGCCATCGGTGACTGCTGCTGTCTCGGCATCACCCGCATGCAGACGCATGAGCGCATTCAAATCGGCAACTGTGTCGTGATCAACGATGGCGTCAGGCTCATCACCGGCTCGCATGACATTCACTCGCCCACTTATGAGCATGTTTTCGCGCCGATTGTGATCGAGGACCATGCGTGGATCGCGACGGATGCGATGATCTTGAAGGGCGTGACGATCGGACGTGGTGCCGTGGTCGCGGCAGGAGCGGTTGTCGTCAAAAACGTCCGTCCGTTCAGCGTGGTTGGCGGCAATCCGGCCAAAGAAATCGGTTCCCGCAACATCGAGAGCTTCAATTACATCCCGTCGTCATGGTTTGCACCAGTGATGGCCTGGGTGGGTCGGAATCCCGTGATTGATCGATTGGAACCAGCAATGGGGGCCGCTGCCGAGCCGCCGACGATCTCGTTGCCGAAGGAACTTCTCCCGCACTGA
- a CDS encoding O-antigen ligase family protein, with translation MEWLISILIVLPAFYLAASRSSYLLDYVFFVVALNRGIRRLVDYYINEAFNPLSTISLTPLVVSALLLLPVLGRFNQLSPKTRKIAALITLALVHGLAVGVLNSGIGAVYSMGEWMAGFGAFLFAATAPVSSATADRWLKSSGYAALLVALYGWYQYLTIPPWDAFWVTEVKFVGYLGQLRPTEMSVFSTMHERGPCASFLAWAAIPMILHPRWRILGGWLTILLLFSVVLLTLSRSMLIIVALVALLQPALSKGRGLGRVLFFAALLSIGANYGLEHMPGAERIQQRFETVKDIQNDGSYQGRLEILTTGIPWVLKHPLGLGLGSSGFGAGRIGGGAKEGWCDSGYIEVFSQFGWIGGLAFFAAMAQIWNELTRRIRQGGKDAFLFTGRAVLLGCLVFLYVGNVFGGFSLFWVFLGISLNRLTKPVVKSRQVVPAVIPSMPWDMPRTALG, from the coding sequence ATGGAGTGGCTCATTTCCATCTTGATCGTGCTGCCGGCCTTCTATCTGGCCGCGTCACGTTCCAGTTATCTGCTCGACTATGTGTTCTTCGTCGTCGCGTTGAACCGTGGTATCCGCAGACTCGTGGATTACTACATCAATGAGGCTTTCAACCCGCTATCGACCATCAGCCTGACGCCGCTGGTCGTCAGCGCACTGCTGCTGCTCCCTGTGCTGGGGCGTTTCAACCAGCTCAGCCCGAAGACGCGCAAGATCGCAGCTCTGATCACCTTGGCGCTGGTGCATGGACTGGCGGTGGGCGTGCTGAACTCGGGCATCGGAGCCGTGTATTCGATGGGCGAGTGGATGGCGGGCTTTGGCGCGTTCTTATTCGCAGCGACGGCGCCGGTTTCATCAGCGACGGCAGACCGCTGGTTAAAGTCATCTGGTTATGCCGCGTTGCTTGTGGCGCTGTATGGTTGGTATCAATACCTCACCATTCCTCCCTGGGACGCCTTTTGGGTCACCGAGGTGAAATTTGTGGGCTACCTCGGTCAGTTGCGGCCGACAGAGATGTCTGTGTTCTCCACCATGCATGAACGTGGCCCCTGTGCGAGCTTCCTGGCCTGGGCGGCGATTCCCATGATCCTGCACCCGCGCTGGCGCATTCTCGGTGGTTGGTTGACGATCCTGCTGCTGTTCTCGGTGGTGCTGCTGACACTGAGCCGCAGCATGTTGATCATCGTCGCACTGGTGGCGTTGTTGCAGCCAGCTTTGTCCAAAGGACGCGGCCTGGGCCGGGTGTTGTTTTTTGCCGCGCTGCTGTCCATCGGTGCAAACTACGGACTGGAACACATGCCTGGTGCGGAGCGCATTCAACAGCGCTTTGAAACAGTGAAGGACATCCAGAACGATGGTTCTTACCAAGGGCGCCTGGAAATTCTCACCACCGGCATTCCGTGGGTGCTGAAACACCCGCTGGGCCTCGGACTTGGCAGTTCCGGCTTCGGCGCAGGACGCATCGGCGGCGGTGCGAAGGAAGGCTGGTGTGACAGCGGTTACATCGAGGTGTTCAGCCAGTTCGGCTGGATTGGTGGTCTCGCCTTCTTCGCTGCGATGGCGCAAATCTGGAATGAACTGACGCGTCGCATTCGTCAGGGCGGCAAAGACGCCTTCCTTTTCACCGGCCGCGCCGTGCTGCTCGGCTGCCTGGTGTTCCTCTACGTCGGCAACGTTTTCGGCGGCTTCTCGCTCTTCTGGGTCTTCCTCGGCATCTCGCTCAACCGCCTGACGAAGCCCGTCGTGAAGTCCCGTCAGGTGGTGCCGGCAGTCATTCCCTCAATGCCATGGGACATGCCGCGCACTGCTCTTGGATGA